The Prosthecobacter algae genome includes a region encoding these proteins:
- a CDS encoding metallophosphoesterase family protein produces MKFAIFGDIHANLEALQTVLWDAQEQGCANYVCLGDIVGYAANPVECLETVRQMGCPVVRGNHDEGAASESQLDELNPLAQAALLWTRQQLNDDQRQWLRELKLVRQVRDFTIVHSTLDSPGAWGYVTNRFDAMASFSYQFTQVCFYGHTHVPRIFEKDDSVRAARGNDVTLQRGVKYFVNVGSVGQPRDGDWRAAYAIYDVQAQTISIRRLEYDIQTAQDKIRAAGLPSLLAERLSLGK; encoded by the coding sequence ATGAAATTTGCCATTTTCGGAGACATTCATGCTAATCTGGAGGCCCTGCAGACTGTTCTGTGGGACGCCCAGGAGCAGGGCTGTGCCAATTACGTTTGTCTCGGTGACATCGTCGGTTATGCCGCGAACCCCGTGGAATGCCTGGAAACGGTGCGCCAAATGGGCTGCCCCGTGGTCCGTGGCAACCATGACGAAGGTGCGGCCAGCGAAAGCCAGCTCGACGAACTGAATCCCCTGGCGCAGGCGGCGCTGCTGTGGACACGGCAGCAGTTGAACGATGATCAGCGCCAGTGGCTGCGCGAACTGAAGCTGGTGCGTCAGGTGCGGGATTTCACCATCGTCCATTCCACCCTGGATTCACCGGGTGCCTGGGGTTACGTGACCAATCGTTTTGATGCGATGGCCAGCTTCAGCTATCAGTTTACCCAGGTCTGCTTTTACGGTCACACGCATGTGCCGCGCATTTTTGAAAAGGATGACTCCGTGCGCGCCGCCCGCGGCAATGACGTCACTCTTCAGCGCGGCGTGAAATATTTTGTCAATGTGGGCAGTGTGGGCCAGCCCCGCGACGGAGACTGGCGTGCGGCCTATGCCATCTATGATGTGCAGGCGCAGACGATCTCCATTCGCCGCCTGGAATACGACATCCAGACGGCGCAGGACAAAATCCGTGCCGCCGGGCTGCCCTCCCTGCTGGCTGAGCGCCTGTCCCTTGGCAAATAA
- the bioD gene encoding dethiobiotin synthase: MHYFITGTDTDAGKTYVTSLLIEALRREGHAAVGYKPLACGDRMDAHALRQASGEAVTLEEVNPVYLKVPASPFAAGLLENKKVDVEAARQGFFSLAARFSHVLVEGAGGWEVPLTDKLSMADLAGDLSIPIIVVVNNKLGCLNHTILTVKNIQARGLTCAGIILNNTHDERDLASISNRMVMQQFLDVPVLAEIMHGESQMDWPADLSL, translated from the coding sequence ATGCACTATTTCATCACCGGCACCGATACCGACGCTGGCAAAACTTATGTCACCAGCCTGCTCATCGAGGCGCTGCGCCGCGAAGGTCACGCGGCCGTGGGTTACAAGCCCCTGGCCTGCGGGGACCGCATGGATGCCCATGCACTGCGCCAGGCCAGTGGTGAGGCGGTGACGCTGGAGGAAGTGAACCCCGTGTATCTCAAAGTGCCAGCCTCCCCTTTTGCCGCAGGCCTGCTGGAAAACAAAAAGGTGGATGTGGAGGCCGCGAGGCAGGGCTTTTTCTCCTTGGCGGCCCGATTTTCCCACGTGCTGGTAGAGGGAGCCGGTGGCTGGGAAGTGCCCCTGACGGACAAGTTGAGCATGGCGGATCTTGCTGGCGACTTGTCTATTCCCATCATTGTCGTGGTGAACAACAAGTTGGGCTGCCTGAACCACACGATTTTGACGGTGAAAAACATCCAGGCCCGCGGCCTAACCTGTGCGGGCATCATCCTCAACAATACTCACGACGAGCGTGACCTGGCCAGCATCTCCAACCGCATGGTGATGCAGCAATTCCTGGATGTGCCGGTGCTTGCGGAGATCATGCACGGTGAGTCGCAGATGGACTGGCCGGCAGATTTAAGCCTATAA
- a CDS encoding right-handed parallel beta-helix repeat-containing protein, producing the protein MRLSGNQEPVTLRLPEGITEIIQPLVLEAQDSQLTITGKGASLIGAPIVTGWQAHAGEILKADVSKLLPKGFLPKQLLFAGQRQVLARYPNFDVADPLYGGWAFVAEFPPAGAPEGHLWKRHLYVKPADIRKWAHPEDVELDIFAQYGWWNFIEPIQSLDPETGRLTLKKDCSYDLHPHNRYHFQNALEELDAPGEWFYDKHTGTLYFWPPQPLADQEVRLPILESFFKVKTGAKNITLSCLTLTGCHGSAITFDGAENCRVERCTLTQVGAFSGSGIGVSGGKNVRLSRNEISYTGSNGISLSGGDRKTLTGPGHIAEDNHIHHMGVFNKNACGIALHGVDLTAAHNHIHDGPRMGVQMSGNNLIVEYNHLHHLVLETQDGGAIYTGGRDWISSRGSKWRYNLIHDIVGCGQEAGGLKHPWFTFGLYPDDNSGGLDIIGNIVFRVAHTPIHMHNARDCVVENNVFALGGKFQFDLHGWTKTMRFYDSHYPTMVKGYESVIGQPAWKTMRNMGLHPKDAIRGDGTMMSGNVFRYNIMLGDTPGVKYGDVRHASPQWNTIDYNLAWNGGHPIVTGINQVGPDKGEPLVAENFDQAPAGKTPKGWGFNHRPNQEVQLVAAEGALRVDCALGKDPKNPKSVFHGPDVPITPGAAYRVRLRIRSTEPSAKISLALASFKNGEGYWQAGSTSIIATREWQEVEATGRMLRENETGWKPWMKAFWLRVDCHEPQGQVFLDDIRISEAEPLDEWTAWQSAGWDKNSLVADPLFVDWKKDDWRLKPESPAFKLGFKAIPVEKIGIRAE; encoded by the coding sequence ATGCGCCTTTCTGGTAATCAAGAGCCCGTGACGCTGCGACTACCTGAAGGCATCACGGAAATCATCCAGCCTCTTGTGCTGGAGGCCCAGGATTCCCAGCTCACGATCACGGGAAAAGGCGCCAGCCTCATAGGTGCGCCAATTGTCACTGGCTGGCAAGCCCATGCGGGGGAAATCCTCAAGGCCGACGTTTCCAAACTCCTGCCCAAGGGATTTTTGCCCAAGCAGCTCCTCTTTGCCGGCCAGCGCCAAGTGCTGGCCCGATACCCGAACTTTGACGTGGCAGATCCGCTCTATGGTGGCTGGGCCTTTGTGGCGGAGTTTCCCCCGGCGGGTGCTCCAGAGGGGCATCTGTGGAAACGTCATCTCTATGTGAAACCTGCCGACATCCGAAAATGGGCGCACCCAGAGGATGTGGAGTTGGATATCTTTGCCCAATATGGCTGGTGGAATTTTATTGAGCCCATCCAGTCGCTAGACCCTGAGACCGGACGGCTCACCCTCAAGAAAGATTGCAGCTACGATCTGCACCCGCACAACCGCTACCACTTCCAAAATGCCTTGGAGGAACTGGATGCTCCTGGCGAATGGTTTTATGACAAGCACACGGGCACGCTGTACTTTTGGCCTCCTCAGCCTCTGGCAGATCAGGAAGTCCGCCTGCCTATCTTGGAGAGTTTTTTCAAGGTCAAAACGGGGGCAAAAAACATCACTTTGAGCTGCCTCACCCTCACCGGCTGCCATGGCAGCGCCATCACCTTCGACGGCGCGGAGAATTGCCGGGTGGAGCGATGCACCCTTACTCAGGTGGGGGCCTTCAGCGGCAGCGGTATCGGTGTCAGCGGGGGCAAAAATGTGCGCCTGTCCCGCAATGAAATCAGCTACACGGGTAGCAACGGCATCAGCCTGAGCGGCGGCGACCGCAAAACGCTGACGGGTCCGGGTCACATCGCGGAGGACAATCACATTCATCACATGGGTGTGTTTAACAAAAACGCCTGCGGTATCGCTCTTCATGGCGTGGACCTCACGGCCGCGCACAATCACATCCATGACGGCCCACGAATGGGTGTGCAGATGAGTGGGAACAATCTCATCGTGGAGTATAACCACCTGCATCACCTGGTGCTGGAGACTCAGGACGGCGGGGCCATCTACACGGGCGGGCGGGACTGGATCAGCAGCCGTGGCAGCAAGTGGCGGTATAACCTCATCCACGACATCGTCGGCTGCGGCCAGGAGGCCGGCGGCCTGAAGCATCCCTGGTTCACCTTTGGCCTCTATCCCGATGATAATAGCGGTGGCCTGGACATCATCGGTAACATCGTCTTCCGCGTGGCCCACACGCCCATCCACATGCACAACGCCCGTGACTGCGTGGTGGAAAACAACGTCTTCGCCCTCGGTGGTAAGTTCCAGTTTGATCTCCATGGCTGGACGAAAACGATGCGTTTTTATGATAGTCATTACCCCACCATGGTGAAGGGCTACGAATCCGTCATCGGCCAGCCGGCGTGGAAAACCATGCGCAACATGGGTCTCCACCCGAAGGATGCCATCCGTGGAGACGGGACGATGATGAGTGGCAATGTATTTCGGTATAACATAATGTTAGGCGACACGCCCGGCGTGAAGTATGGCGATGTCCGCCATGCCTCGCCGCAGTGGAATACGATTGATTACAACCTCGCCTGGAATGGCGGGCACCCCATCGTCACGGGCATCAATCAGGTTGGGCCAGACAAAGGTGAACCTTTGGTGGCGGAGAATTTCGATCAGGCCCCGGCTGGCAAAACCCCGAAAGGCTGGGGATTCAATCACCGGCCTAACCAGGAGGTGCAACTCGTCGCCGCTGAAGGAGCCCTGCGCGTGGACTGCGCTTTGGGGAAAGATCCCAAGAATCCGAAAAGCGTCTTTCATGGCCCTGACGTGCCCATCACACCCGGAGCCGCCTACCGGGTGAGGCTGCGCATTCGATCCACGGAACCCAGCGCCAAAATCAGCCTGGCCTTGGCGTCGTTTAAAAATGGCGAGGGTTACTGGCAGGCGGGCAGCACCAGCATCATCGCGACCCGTGAGTGGCAGGAAGTCGAGGCCACCGGCCGCATGCTGCGTGAGAACGAAACCGGCTGGAAACCCTGGATGAAGGCTTTTTGGCTCCGTGTGGACTGTCACGAGCCCCAGGGCCAGGTGTTCCTGGATGACATCCGCATTTCCGAAGCCGAGCCTCTGGATGAATGGACCGCGTGGCAGTCTGCCGGCTGGGACAAAAACAGCCTCGTTGCCGATCCGCTCTTTGTGGACTGGAAAAAGGACGACTGGCGTCTGAAACCCGAATCCCCGGCCTTTAAGCTCGGGTTCAAGGCCATCCCGGTGGAGAAAATCGGCATCCGTGCGGAGTAG
- the tyrS gene encoding tyrosine--tRNA ligase — translation MLPVSEQLEILKRGTVTIHSEKELAAKLAKGKPLRIKLGVDPTSPDIHLGHAVALRKLRQFQDLGHQIVLIIGDFTAMIGDPSGRSTTRPPLTYDEVLANAKTYTDQAFLVLDKDKTEVVFNGNWFKEMPFMEVIKLNARVTLQQMLQREDFKNRVANGTEVRLHEIQYPIMQGWDSVVVRSDVEIGGSDQLFNILVGRDLQKEEGMEPQICMTLPLLEGLDGVKKMSKSLGNYVGLTDAPKEMFGKLMSIPDELMAKYYLLVLGEELDATMHPMEAKKALAAKCVAVYHSEAAAQECRDDWDLRFSKKDLANVELPLLTLADRRDVLGVVQHAYLSVFEQTVSGGDVRRLVQGGSIQLNGEKLTDPKAEPAWETGAVLKLDKKRSVRLA, via the coding sequence ATGCTCCCTGTCTCTGAACAACTCGAAATCCTCAAGCGCGGCACCGTGACCATTCACAGCGAGAAAGAACTCGCGGCGAAACTGGCCAAGGGCAAACCCCTGCGCATCAAACTGGGGGTGGACCCAACCTCGCCAGACATCCATCTAGGCCATGCCGTAGCCCTGAGAAAGCTGCGCCAGTTTCAGGACCTGGGGCACCAGATTGTGCTCATCATCGGTGACTTCACCGCCATGATCGGCGACCCCAGCGGCCGCTCCACCACCCGCCCGCCGCTGACTTACGACGAAGTGCTGGCCAATGCCAAGACCTACACCGACCAAGCCTTCCTCGTCCTCGACAAAGACAAGACGGAGGTCGTCTTCAACGGCAACTGGTTCAAAGAGATGCCTTTCATGGAAGTCATCAAGCTGAATGCCCGCGTGACCCTTCAGCAGATGCTTCAGCGTGAAGACTTCAAAAACCGCGTGGCCAATGGCACCGAGGTACGCCTGCACGAAATCCAATATCCCATCATGCAGGGCTGGGACAGCGTGGTGGTGCGGTCGGATGTCGAGATCGGCGGCAGCGACCAGTTATTCAACATCTTGGTAGGCCGTGACCTGCAAAAAGAAGAAGGCATGGAGCCACAAATCTGCATGACCCTGCCTCTTCTGGAAGGTCTGGACGGCGTGAAAAAAATGTCCAAGTCCCTGGGCAACTACGTGGGCCTCACCGATGCGCCGAAGGAGATGTTCGGCAAGCTGATGAGCATCCCAGACGAGCTGATGGCTAAGTACTACCTGCTCGTCCTCGGCGAAGAGCTGGATGCAACGATGCATCCTATGGAAGCCAAAAAAGCCCTCGCTGCTAAATGCGTGGCCGTTTACCACAGCGAAGCCGCCGCCCAAGAATGTCGCGACGACTGGGACCTGCGCTTCAGTAAAAAAGACCTCGCGAATGTCGAACTGCCCCTGCTCACCCTAGCCGATCGTCGCGATGTTCTGGGCGTGGTGCAGCATGCCTACCTGTCCGTCTTTGAGCAGACCGTCTCCGGCGGTGATGTACGTCGCCTCGTCCAGGGCGGCAGCATCCAGCTCAACGGCGAAAAACTCACCGATCCCAAAGCCGAACCCGCCTGGGAAACCGGCGCGGTGCTTAAGCTGGACAAGAAGAGGAGTGTGCGGCTGGCATAA